Within the Plectropomus leopardus isolate mb chromosome 15, YSFRI_Pleo_2.0, whole genome shotgun sequence genome, the region actcaagtactgtacttaagtacaagttTGATATATCTGTACTTAACTTAAGTATTTCAATGTTATACTTCTACGACATTTCAGAGGCAGACTCTATACTTTTCACCCCACTACATTTACTAAAATTTacttttcatgtaaaaaatatatgacaTGATGTAGTGCTATACTACTAATCTACCCAGCAcaaaacaaagtgctttaaatcgACTCAACATTGTCCAACTACAACATTAAAGGTACAGTtggtaggatttagtggcatctagtggtgagattgcagaactgaaacttctctcatGTGCCAGGTGTGTAGGAAAACAGGAATAGCCTTAtagagccaatgtttggtttgtctgttctaggctactgtagaaacaatatGGTGGACTCTGGAAAAGGACCCACTCCAGTCGTGGATATAGAGACTCGAACAAAGCATTTGAGACTAGGCCCTGTTCAGTTTgaaccaaatggatcaaattctgatGGTAAAATTAGTCAATATGTGAGGATTTTGACActcccatttttttcccactgatttacagatatCACCTTCACAATGAAGGCCTATGGGAGAAAGTCTTTTTGGGTCCAATGGCATCGTATGATGGTGTAATTCTACTTTTGGCCACTAGGAACACTGGCTTCAAAGCTCAACACTGATCCTGGGGACTTGAAAACGGCTCATACTTGTGATATTTTGTCAAGTTCCTggtaatgtgtttgtgtccatttcctgttttattttgaaatatgtcGTCATTGTGTTTAGTGCTGCTTTTACTTCCTGAGCTTTCCCGCCTTTTTTGATAGCCTCATGTGTTTTATCTGTGTCTTGTTTCACCCACATGTGTGTAGTTATCAGCTCTTGTATATTTAAATTCCAGTGTTTTCCTCCATTCAGTTGTCAGATTGTCATTGTCCCCATAGTATGTCCTTGCTCTCCAGTTACCTCGTGTTTGCTTACCTGGTTTTTGACTCTGCTTGGATTTCTGGACTTTGTTTCTTGGGTGATTTCACTATATGGATTTTTCTACCTTTGCTGACAGCATGTGTATGACCCCTGATTATGTAAGTAAAGATTTAGGTTTGATAAAGTGTTCTTGATGTATGGTGCCTTTCTCTGCATCTGACTCCCAGTTTTGCACTAAATTGTTAcaattctaaggtaatgaaaatgataatgatgatgattcttattttcaggtgatctAGACCTATTAAaacagttatgaatattatattcaatctttgccaatagatgcccctgagtcctaaatactgtaaaatgatCCATTCTGCATTAGGAGAAATAATACTTTGGGTGCATTTTGCTGGTAAAACTTTTGTTCTTTCACTTTGAATTTAGGACTTAAACTTATAATGGAACATTTTTGGACCAtggtatttctacttttactttagaaAGTAAAGTATGTGCACAGTGAGATGAAAAAACAATCTctcttcagttttttaaaaaatgacgtATTTTATTAAGCATATTTCctacagcagtaaaatgttACAGCACATATGAGGTATCATCAtgaaaaccaaaagaaaaccTGTAACCACAGATAAAATACATCAACATATATTTGGATATTGACAAGTGCCAGCCAGTCAAACACAATAACACTGACCTAGGGATggagaaatacaataaaagcacTCATGTGCTCCTCTTAACCACTCCATATGCATGACAGGCACTACTGTAGACACTAAATAATATCACGTGACACAGCCACTCACATAGTCCAGACACACCAGCCTCTGAGGGGTGTGGGGAACATCATCTATAATCTAGAAATATGGTCCTGAGGGACACAAAGGAAATGAGTCTGTTTAATTGAAGGCATGAAAAGAGCACGTCTCATTAGTGTGAGCAGAGGAAGTAGCCCGAATGACTGGGAGCAGGTCGGAGAGGTAATGACATTATGTTAGGAACAAAGTCTGCTATTAACCATTATCACAGGAatcatttatgttttacacaaatattCACAACTTTGAATGATGCTTTGCACTATTACACACTTTTattcaaaacaacaataacaatggagttaaaaaaataatgctgatgTGGAATATAAAAGCAGGTGTAAATATGAGCTTTCATTCAGAGGCATTCCCTgctaaaacacagttttggaaATTTCCTGTACTTCGCACACACAACAATGTTAACCAACACGTTAATTTTAATACTGTTGTCTTAAAAGTAGTCAGTGAGGTCTCTAAAAACTAGGAGAACATCTAAACTCTAAGTGGTAGTTATCCTGCTAGCCACTTCATGATGAATCTACTCTAAAGCCTACTGCATATTAAAATAGAATATTGAGATAAAACCAAATTTTACATTCAAGTACAACATGTTAAATGGCATTAGAGAGTTACTGAATCTAAAAGGGACAATATCACAAGGTTGAGTGCACACCAAAGACTCCGTAAACTGAGCGATGTAACAACAGCTGGCTACAAgacaaacagttttaaatatctATGGCAGTTTTGTCTTCTCTTGATGGTCCGCTGCCCACCCGCCTCCGACCCTCCAGCAGAAACGACAGCACTACAACCCAGCGCTGCCCAAGTGACCTCTGTCGTGCTGAGCTTTCACACTGTCTGAAGTAGGTGGTCGTTCCCGTGGCAACAGCATCAAATTGCTCGGTCAATAGCCACACCTCCCAAAGCAGCGTCAGCACATTCATAACCATCATGACCATGACCCAGAACTCCTCCCCCAACAATGTGAGCCATGATGACAAGCTGTGACTGCCCGCAGACATCTTGTCATACAGGTAACTTGTTGCCGTAGCAACGAAGAAAAGGTGAGCAATCACCatggagaggatgaagaagaggaagaggcgGTGGTTACCCCGGCCGACGCACCGGTTCAGGAAAAGGCAGTGGTGATCATAGTCTTTAACACACACGTCACACAGCTTGCAGTGTTTAGTGAAGTCGGGCTGAAACAACTGTGAGGAAGCAAAGATAGGGTGGgatgaaaataaactgacagAAACTTAATCACAATAAATCATGAATCGTGGATTCATTGTGAACATCTGAGATTTTGAAGGGAAGAACCAGTGAAGGTAAACTCCCAGAGCAGAGGGCTGTGCGTTCTTTATATTTCAGAAACTGATAACTAGATTAGGCATGGGGTGATGTGAAAATTTCATGTTGCGATTATCCTGGCCAAAATCCTTGCGATTCATGatattattctgaaaatgaTCAATGTAAGCTTAAAATGGCACTAAAACATACTGAATCACTTTACCGCACATTgttataaagataaaaatatttttattgcaacacaGATAGGAGAGGCTCAGTGGAAACAATTTTCGGCCAATCATGTAGGTGGAAGGTTATCATGAAAGacaatgaattaaaatgaatgccTGCTCACTTCCTAGGTTCAAAATGGCCTGACCTTTTAacctgacaaagatccaagTAATATCAAAACGTTGTCTTCTTTAGCTTGTGTAGCATGGCTAAGGTGCGCAGGTGTTACTTTTTCTTCTACAACAGACAGATCATCATCTTTTTTAGTGAACACCcttttaagtaaaaacaaatcaacctCGAATAAACCAAGGCTTTTCCAGATTAAGATCTTTTGCGTTTTTGTGGTTGATGTGTATGCAGCCTGTTTCTGcagagtttattttattgttggcTGCCCAGCAGTCTGTTTCGGTGGTGCTGGACACAATATTCATGGTTATACCGATAAGGGACACTGACCACAACTTATTGatagtgttttttattgtgatttgcAATAAAATCATATACACTAAGTAGATATTGGGGTATGCAAAACACCATGGCTCTCTGAAGCAGGTCCAGTGTGAATGCCTTACCTCACAGTATGGACAGAATCTGTGAGGACTCTGGTTGTTCTCCACCAGGTCAGCGATACAGGAGAACCGAGGATCTGCATCTGCTCTGTCCAGTGTCCCAGGGTCCTGAGTCAGAACCTTACAGAACAAACCGAGGACGAGGGAGAAGTGCACCATGGACACCTGGACCAGAGCACTGGTTGGCcacacacattcaaaaagtTAAGGATGAAcccttttcatttaaatatactAAATCTTCAATTACATTTGCCTGTGAATTTACTGTGTATATTTTGGTGTGCAAGAAAAGCAGAACAGCACTGGCCAGTTGACAATTTTCACAAGAAAGCTTGAGGCATGTCCAAAATACTAATGTACTCTTTAGAGTGCATTAATATTCTTACAAAATGTCACTGCATTATGCCCTTTTCAGTTTGATATTCATGGAGTACAAGTGAAAAACGTTATACGATGGTGACACTGGAGGAAAGTCAGAGAGTTTTGACCTCTGGAGACTATTCACAGGTCATTTTGTTCAAATCGAACTATTAATTTTAGAATACCTTGGCATAGACCACCATAACATTTAAATCAGCCTGCCCCCTGCATCATTATTATGGAGGAGGCAGACCTAGAAGACCTAGAATTGATGCACGTTGGTCTGTCAGATTGCCTGTGCTCAAAGAATAAATACATGAGATTATTTCATCTGAAGACAGAgtgccatgtttttttccccattttagtctgcattcattttaaacTTCCTGGATCTTGATTTTTGCACTTTAATCTGCCTCACCAAAGAGCACCTGTCAAACCAACAATTCCTTCTTCCATTTTAACCCAATGAGATCCTTATATCAAAGTGCTGGCAGGGCAAAAAATAccagatgataaaaaaaatgcatgagaCTAAACATGTGCTACATTTGTTAAGGATATTAGGCATTATTTTTCCATAGAAGCAGAGCACAGAATGAAACATGCCAGCTATGAGGGTTCCCAAGTAGACCGGGTTGGGTAACctggagagaagacagatgCTATTTCAACaaagatgtaaaacaaaaagtgaaatatggCGATTTACAGATTAACATTTCACAtgtaaaacagtgtttttgtcaaACCTTTGATATGTGGTCATGCGGTGGTACTGTGTGAAGATGCTTCTGGCCAGCCAGGGGAAGAGCAGACCGCAGGTTATTCCCCCGTAGCCTCCCAACATGGCTGCTATGATCAGGATGGCGGCTCCGCTCAGGGTCGGAAAAAACAGTGTCCAGTAATATAAAACTGGTGAGAAAAGACACATGATACACACGCATAAAGGCGTATGAAAACTCAGTGCTTGTATCAGTGCTGTTATTATCATCACCATTGTCATTATCATGATCGTCATCCTTGTTTTCATCACtaaataaatgatcaaaacTACAGAGCGATATTCACCATGAGACTCTCGGGGCTTGTGGTGTATTGGCTCATTAATGTACCGACTCAGTAACTTGGTGAGTTGCTGAtgtctagaaaaaaacacacagtaaagcAATGTTTTAATCAGCATCAGGATCCCAAGAGGCAAAAGTAATCATGAAAGGCAAATGTGCTGGATATCTAAAGGTACTGAGGGCTGTTACTATGTCGTGCTCTGCtggtcagtgtttttccagAGATTTCTAGAGATTTCAGCAGATTCACCTAAATGTTTTTCCCTGTTTGCTGAGGTCCAGTGGTGTGAGGCCACTGTGGTTCTTCTGATAGAGCATCCCGCACCCTGTTCTCTGCAGCAGCGTCCAGCATACCTCCACTCCGCCCCTCTCTGCTGCGACGTGAAGCGCTGTCGCTCCCTGCTGGTCGACTGCATCCACAGCACatctctgaaacacaaaaaaaacaaaatcttttagCAGCTGTGCACCTCAACCCTGTCACATCCGCACATaagtggattatgagacaatgggcccctgagCAAAGAAATGCACAGGGCCATTTCACTTCTCCTGCACAGGAgctgttgtctgtttttgtaggTGTcgtttgagtctctttgtaggACTAACcgttatgcatcttttttaggttctgtatctctgtgtggtcattttgtatctctttgtagttgttttgtgactGTTTGATGCAATTTTGTGTCACCTCACAATTGAATTGTTTGTGTCCCTTTTTGGTTAATTTGtttctccttgtgtttttgtggctcTTTGTAGTTGAGGTGATTTTTGTGTCtcagataattttgtgttttttggccatttgtatCTCTCTGtagatgttttgtgtctctttggggtctttttttgcatctccttgtggttgttttatatttctttggGGCAATTCTGTGTCTCCTTGAAGGAATTATGcatattttgggtcattttgtgtctctttgtggtcatttttaatcTATCTTAGTTGGTACgtgttaatttgacattttacacgAGAAGGGCAaggggcccctgacacttttgGCCCCTGGATCTATGCTCGGTAgacccattcagtaatccatccattcATCTGCATGGAGCTCAGTTTCGTAAGAGCATGCTAAGATTTAACTGACCTTTGTACATTCCCAAGTATGGACGTAATTTTTGTGATCATAAATGTTGTGCTGAgtttatttgctgaaactggCTGCCTACACTTTCATATGAGTGATTTATGAGAGTGACACTTAACCAAATGTTGTGGGAGACGAAGCAATTAGTCAAAAGTGACTATGAGCAGCTAAAAGTTGTGTGAAGCTGCAGTACTTTGTTGCATAAAATTTCATTGTACTGTTGGTGAACTTTGGAGCATGTGTGTGAGGTCACACACGTCATACCTGGTCTCGGAGCAAATAGCGGACCACCTCTGTGTTGCCTGTGGATGCAGCCAGGTGAAGCGGTGTCACCTGGTACATGTCTGTGTCTGAGAACCGGAACATTCCTGTTTCCCACAGATAGTGCACTGCAACACTGGGAACGATAACTAACAGTTAGTGCATGcattatatatttgtgtgtgacagCTATTTGAGAGGTGTTGTTTCCTCCACTCACATGCTGCCCCCAGTGACTGCATGATGCAGCGATGTTTTTTGCTGCAGGTCTATGAGGCGTAAATCAGCTCCATACTGCATCATTTGGTGGATGATATAGATGTTCCCCTGCCTGATGGGAGCCAGAAGCACAAACTGTTATTACACAGGATCAAACTGCATAATACATCTGCTAGAGAATCCAGGCATGTTTGTTTGACACTGGAGACCTAAATATACAATTCACCTGCAGGCAAAATGAAAGGCTGTCTGTCCTGAATCACATGTCAGGTTAGGGTCGGCTCCATTAGTGAGGAAAAGGTCAACCAGGCCACGGTTACCATGGAGGGCAGCGTAGTGCAGTGGGGTGAAACCGCCCCAGCCTGGATGAAGACAAACACATGCACGTAACAGTCAGATCTGCAGTCTCTGTTACTGACAATACAAGTCTGACGTAAATGCACGCGCTGTCAGCCTGTTGATCACTGAAACCCTCTGGAGTCGAGGTTAGGGTTCCCTTTGGCACAATGTAACTTTGTGCTGTGTTGTCACAGGATCTGTCCATATTGATCTGTGCCAAACCATCTgacagaggagctgcagcagggTTAGGTTTCCCCTTGGCGTTCTGACAAAATCACATCAGGAGACACTAGCACGATAAAGTTAAAAGTGGTTCTTTGATGGTAACATAATGTAAAATTGCACTTACTTAATGCTACATTTGCACACTCTAACTTACAGCgattttaaaagacaaagtgTTAATTACCGGTATATTACATACTTTATGTAACAGGTTTGTTCACTTGGAAAACAATGTTCATCAGCAGTTTTCTGGCTTTAACTGAGCAAAACAGGAAATACCATCACTGACAGTTAAAGGCTGAAAAGCATACGGTGACAGGGACACAGTATGAAGCCTGTAGTTTcacaaatatgataaaaataaaagaccagatcattttttattacatcttATTCCACCTTACCTTTTTGCTTGAGAACTGATCGGTCATTTTGCACGAACTGTATACACTGTTCAATATTTCCCCTCTGTATACAGTCAAATATGTCTCCACCGCTGACGGAGCACACGGGCATCGGATGCATGTTGATGCGTGCACAGACAGGCAGCCTGCTGTCACTCCCGCCGGTAGAAACTGCAGCGGGGACAAAAATCAGCTCCTCGGACGAAGCACTACAACATCATGATGTAAAGTGAGACGGAAGATCATCTTTCGCTGCAAAGTAACGGGGATCTTTCATTGTGCTAAACTGATTGAGGCAGACCACGCCCTGAACACCCGGTTGGCTGCAGCGGGTCACATGACCGGTGATGTCACCGCGTCAACAAAATACGTGGTTTTTAAAAATACGGTAACACCTGCGAAGCAATGTTTGGAGACTCCGCGCGTTTGGGAAACTGGCTGGAAATTGGATTAGTTTTTGGCTCGCGCGGGGTAAGCTTCACTGCATGTATTGCACGTGCTGTCATCCTAGAAAAGTTAGTTAACAGCAGAAGACAAACAGTGACATGGACTCGCAACACTGAGCAGGCCTGCACCCTGAAAAGGTAACCAAATGGCATGAAAATGGATGTTACGGCGGCGTGGCTGTGACTTCAGGTGAGGCGATTCCTGGGACTGGTGGTGGTATCTACGAGTGAAACAGCAGATGTTGGTAACTTTTCTTTACTTCTTGTATTTTAAGTCTGTCGTCTCCTTTATTTGACgcctttttttccaggtgaaGGCGCAATTCAACACACGGGGTGGGTGCATTCaatataaccctttgaaacatgagcagtTTGGCTTGTCTTATTTCagaacatgggaagaaggaaatggcAATTtgggaagaaatgacccaaaattagtaaaaaaaaatacaagaaaaatgcctgaaaatagcaaataaatacattaataaagaattaataagaaaatgaaagccccaaagaaaagagaaacaaggaAATGCCCGAAAATAGTGcttaaaaagcaatttaatcataataattataatacaatTTTCCCAgctttctttcttaaaaaataaaaaatatatataaagcatatatatatatatatatatatatatatatgtgtgtgtgtgtgtgtgtgtgtgtgtgtgtgtatatacataaaatatgcaggacatttcttgccaagttgctcattgtctttcccccattttttcaaatgaaatcaaaccaatttgcacagtGTCCAAAGGTTTAAGAAAGGCCTCACAACACAAGACAATGATGTcaatccgggtttcaaagggttaagtgccCAAGTAAgccacacagaaaaaacactgataacGACTAGCATGGCTGCATCGATAATGTCAATGGTTACACCTGCATTGCTCCTTCTAAAGTGTTTCATAAAAGTCgtctttaatgttttaaagttatttatttatggagcAGTTGTGCATCTTGAAATATCTGGcagttgtcatattttttatatcactAAAACCCACAAGATGGCGCTGTTTATCTAAACTATGTTAACGCTGCTTTGGTTTTTTAACGTCACTAATACAAACCAGTGGTTGTATTCTGTGATACAAACAGTAGTTTCCTAATCAATTTGCAATTTGTGTTTATAAAGAACTGAGTCAAGTCAAAGTTCATTGAAGttcatcacaaatcacaaagcATGCTACAAAGGGCTGTAGAAATAgtcattttaattcaatttcaatttgttccaaaaagtccaaaatcaCAATATGAGGGGACTGTCCCTTATTTGTGTGAGGGGAGGGGGTGTTTCAAATGGGGGAGGCACCTCAGATAACTTTTAAGCACTGGGTAGGGAATTAttctttttgattttgctttGGGGAGGGCAGTCtaacttaaaatgttttgtatttattttaaatatcctcaGAACCCCAAAACTCACAAGTGGATTTGAAAGCcacattttccttaaaaatctaagaaatcatgtaatttattactgtcataaactataaaatatgGGGTACTTTATACTTGTACATATCTGtcggcaaaatgtagattaatttGACTCACTCTACCATACCATATGTAACCATATTCCCACCTAAAATCTGCACAGGACCACATGTAacctttttaacatttatttacatgcaatgttttaataaattattatttgtcTAAAAATCAGTCCTTCATTTGGGtacaaattaagttaaaatgGTTCGATGTAGCTCCAGGGAGCGTCattatattgtcaaaaaaaaagttgcacccCAGCCACCCCACTACTCTGAGAAATAAAGTATAATCCCTTACACTCTGCAAGCATTCAAACCACACTCACCCCCTCTTTATCACTGAAGGCCCAATAACTGAACCAAATGTAAATAAGCAAAGCCCCAAAAACCAAATTATCCACCTAACCAGattgcttttttattacaaGATTTAAGGCAaaccaaaaatgtcttttgatGCTTTCTTATTCTGTTAAAGGTGTGTTTGCCTTTTAATCACAGTGATCTCGGCctgtctttcttgtttttatatgCCTGCAAGcacaaacagtttgtttttaactatttcCTTAACAAGTTTAGGCCTCTCTCTCCCCACATAAACCTGTTGTTACATGCTGTGTTTGCTGCCTCTTCGGTTAATCATGGGATCGTGTCACTGTGATTCATACCATTCCAGTTCTGCATGACATGTCTATAAAAAGCAAAGGGACTCTTCTTTGAGCCGTGGTGGGAGGGCCTCATCCAACCAGCCTAACAACAGTTTCTCACTTCTGCTTGTTTGAGGAAGTAAGAAGGCACATGACCTGGGCCAGCTGATTTTTTCTGCTCGTTCAAAGTTCAGTCTGCTTGCTGCAGATTAGTGAGGGGTGGGTAGTTTTACAGAGAGGGTCAGCACAGTTGGCGCTAGTCATATTTTAGCAGGTCTCTGCTTGTCACTCCTCCTGACATGTGGAATGGAGACAGAGCATTTATTCACAGTTGGAATAACACAACACAGATGACAGCTTCCTCTTAGAGCTGGAAAATCCCAGATGGCTCTCACACAAGTGCAGGTAAGAGGACTTAACTGTGTGTGGCATGAATAGTTATCCTATTGAAATGCACATTGAAGGCGGTAGACGTTTTACTGTACGCATGATCGAGTATTTCGCTGTAACATTATTGTAAGTTACTGTCAATAGAAATATATGTTGCTTTTCCATTTCACAAGTTAGGAATGACTTTGGTTGCTTTTGCACCCTTTTGCCATCtatctctcacacactctgcacacagaAAGCGCTCACATGAGAAAACATCAAAGAATTAATGAATTTCTGTGGAATGTGAGCTGCTTTTCTCTTTGCTCACCATCAACTGATTCTACCAGCTCATTTTTCACCACGAGTGTATGACTCTTAACAAAAAGTGCCCAAAATAATATCACTGTAGTGAGAAAACAATGCTCTAGTCAAAGCCTCAGTCATACACATGTCTGTAGCGCTCATTATTAGCTTCCTGTGTGAAGGAATTCAAACTTTAGGTATTTTATTTAACGTGATTGCAAACGTTAGCAGCAACAACGAATGGGTGGCTGTGGAGGTAGTGTGTcaggaggtagagtgggtcatcCTCCAAATGGAAGGTCAGAGGCTCAATCCCCTGCCTCCAGTCTGCATGTCCAAATATACTTAGGCAAGATACTGAAACCCAAATGATGCCATCAGTGTATGACTGTGCAGCAGTACAGTATTCTCAGTCACCACAGTATGAATGTATCTGACAGTCTCACAAGTGGTGTGATATAGGGATtaacagattattggcctggctgattattgggtccaatatttggcattttgctaaTTGTGCGTATCTGCGTTTTATCTGAATGATCAccattaaatgaattaattaaaaagtgcaaaaaagtgtcagcatgggaggaagttTTACTTGTGCGAATCCAAGCTGCTGATCCTGGGTTTGGTATctgtattttctaaatctggggttttaataaatattatagACCCAAGATCTACAAGATCTCTCTCTACGAGAGAGAAGGATGATCTCCAGCccaaacaaaatcacacacacaactactgACTTAGGACCAGaagaacaaaatgtatttagttataGGGTCAAGTTTGTCCAATTTAActccttttcaaataaaaacaaatacatgtttgtTCAAGACAAATCTTAAATTTagttaacagaaaataaaataaagtacaaataagTGTAACCCAAAtagtaaattgaaaataaatagttgacttttgtttttcacaaattaaatataTCCTCTATTCCCTTATTTGTAGTTCTTTTGAACACACACTTAAGTTCACTTAAGGTTATCAGCCTTATTTTGAGGTCCTTTTCTTGATTGttcctttaatattttattcCACCTCTGAGTTTCCTTATGGATCAGTtataatcagtttttttgtctgtcttgggcccaagaacaaaaaaatacttgagatctctgtgggaaaaaaatgcaaaaaaacaaaagttgaagTCCTTCTTGATTGGGTCCCCTTTAATCAAGGTCCTACCACCTTTCATGACAGGTTGAGGCGTGAGCAGCAATGACAGTCTGGATGGTAGGTCCAACAGCCCCATGAGGGAAATGCCCCGTCAGAGCTCCTCTCAAAGTTCTCTGTCCACAGCTGTAGTGCAGCTCTCTATCTCTTACTCTCTGACAACATGCCAGCTCCACTTACTTTATACTTCTGCAAAATTGCAACTTTTGGCCACACTCACCTGTCCGTATTGCGTCTGATTCATTAGCTcaagggaaaacaaaagaaaaacttgtaAGCACGCAGCAACCTTGACGTCTCTCCTGGCTTTTAGGGAACATTCGGAAActttaacatcaccaaaaccTGGCATATACTATGCGTCATTCAAGGAACACCTGTAAATGATAGTGTCTGAAAATAACCAGGGTTACACTCTCTTCCTCTGCATTAGTCTCTGCATGCATATCGGGCTTATCAAGTACAGCTTGGAAAAATCCTGTCCCTAAAGTCTGGAAGAATGAGCTCACAGCCAAAATCACGGGCTCTCTTAACTCATCGTAGGTGAGTTTGCGAGGCTGGCGTCTGTCCCTAACAGAACGTCTCAACGTCTCAACAATGGGCTCAGGCTCTAGATTCTCAGGTGCACTCTTAATATCAGCAACTACAGGCCTGTTGTGACATAATCTGTGCTTCCTCTTTTagttggtgtgtttgtttgttgtgtctgaTTCTGAGATGTCAACCATGATCTCTCTGGGGCTTTGCAGTGTGAGGTAAAATGTGCAGCTGCACCACTCTCTAAGCTGATCGCAGGAACCTCTGATTGGAGCTTATGGCTGGGTTTCTCTGAGGTTGATCCTCATGGTCTGACAGTAGGGATGACAGGGTTCAACATCCCTGGGGCTGGTTGAGGTTCAGTGGAGTCCCCTTCCATCTGTAAAAAAGGACCTCTGGTGATGATCTCTGGCACTTGTGTGCTGTGGTACAGTTCATCCTCATCACTGCACAACTCATCCTCCTCCAAATTTGCAGTTTCTTGtatgtcttttgttgttttgtccctCTGCTTCATTTTTCTTGGTGTGTCAGCGTGGGACCTGTGCTCCTTGGTTTTTTTGTAGGTAGGAACCCTCATAGAAGAAGGAGATCTCTGTGCAACATGCAATGCAGTCCCTCTCCAGCTTCAGGtttaacaacataaacaaagctATCTCCAGTTCGTTTGATAACAACATGGATTCTCTTTTTCCATTTGTCTGCGAATTTGTGTTTCCCTCTGATGTTCATGTTTCTCACCAAGACCCGATCTCCTTCAAAGAGCTCTGCTGCCCAGACTTTCTTGTCAAGCCTAGCTTTGTTC harbors:
- the si:ch211-223a10.1 gene encoding putative ZDHHC-type palmitoyltransferase 6 — translated: MHPMPVCSVSGGDIFDCIQRGNIEQCIQFVQNDRSVLKQKGWGGFTPLHYAALHGNRGLVDLFLTNGADPNLTCDSGQTAFHFACRQGNIYIIHQMMQYGADLRLIDLQQKTSLHHAVTGGSIVAVHYLWETGMFRFSDTDMYQVTPLHLAASTGNTEVVRYLLRDQRCAVDAVDQQGATALHVAAERGGVEVCWTLLQRTGCGMLYQKNHSGLTPLDLSKQGKTFRHQQLTKLLSRYINEPIHHKPRESHVLYYWTLFFPTLSGAAILIIAAMLGGYGGITCGLLFPWLARSIFTQYHRMTTYQRLPNPVYLGTLIAGMFHSVLCFYGKIMPSVWPTSALVQVSMVHFSLVLGLFCKVLTQDPGTLDRADADPRFSCIADLVENNQSPHRFCPYCELFQPDFTKHCKLCDVCVKDYDHHCLFLNRCVGRGNHRLFLFFILSMVIAHLFFVATATSYLYDKMSAGSHSLSSWLTLLGEEFWVMVMMVMNVLTLLWEVWLLTEQFDAVATGTTTYFRQCESSARQRSLGQRWVVVLSFLLEGRRRVGSGPSREDKTAIDI